One part of the Lotus japonicus ecotype B-129 chromosome 2, LjGifu_v1.2 genome encodes these proteins:
- the LOC130737160 gene encoding polyadenylate-binding protein RBP45B-like → MSREPTSARAPNSDGGGSPSKEDTQAEGDGDGGETTSDGDGSDRRKKNGFLLGGEKAKDASIQVRREEKVAACSGFSRSDDVGLEKENNLHCNSIFTLFVDGISDGVNYLQVRGLFAQIGRVLNVFIQRQRKIGRSHRFGFARFSSLEVASQAINLLDGFRLGGTPLSVAWARFPRRGVAGSRVFAARDQRSSEHAGVLAGIGESTSVVFFRE, encoded by the coding sequence ATGAGTCGTGAACCCACCTCTGCTAGGGCTCCAAACTCTGATGGCGGCGGATCTCCCTCCAAGGAGGATACCCAAGCAGAAGGCGACGGAGATGGCGGCGAGACGACGAGCGACGGAGACGGTTCTGACCGGAGGAAGAAAAACGGCTTTCTCCTGGGTGGAGAAAAAGCTAAAGACGCTTCCATCCAGGTTCGAAGGGAGGAGAAAGTAGCTGCGTGCAGCGGCTTCTCGAGGAGCGACGACGTCGGTTTGGAGAAGGAGAATAACCTCCACTGTAATTCGATCTTCACCCTTTTCGTTGATGGCATTTCTGACGGCGTCAATTATCTCCAGGTTCGTGGTCTTTTTGCTCAGATTGGGAGGGTTTTGAATGTCTTTATCCAGAGACAGAGGAAGATTGGGAGAAGCCATAGGTTCGGGTTTGCTAGATTCTCTTCTTTGGAGGTTGCTTCTCAGGCGATTAACCTCCTCGATGGGTTTCGTTTGGGAGGAACGCCATTGTCGGTTGCTTGGGCGAGATTTCCGCGGCGTGGAGTTGCTGGTTCGAGGGTGTTTGCGGCTAGAGATCAGAGATCGTCGGAGCATGCTGGGGTTCTTGCTGGAATCGGGGAATCGACGTCTGTTGTCTTCTTCCGAGAGTGA
- the LOC130740391 gene encoding protein CNGC15b-like: protein MASGISRFLSFQDDHELQKLPATNDDNGIKLNGNQVVEPSARKGQKKELKKTRKFLKARVLSRVFSEDYERVKRRILDPQGQTIHKWNKIFLVACLVSLFVDPLFLYLPLVRDEVCIDIGIELEVTLIVIRSMADSLYIIQILMKFRTAYVAPSSRVFGRGELVINSSKIATRYLRKGFWLDFVAALPLPQVLIWIVIPSLGGSTMTNTKNVLRFIIIFQYLPRLYLIFPLSSQIVKATGVVTETAWAGAAYNLMLYMLASHILGACWYLLSVERQEACWRRICELESSCQFEFFNCNRVIDSLRVSWFVTSNVTNLCSPNAKFYPFGIYGDAVTSKVTTSPFSNRYFFCRWWGLRNLSSLGQGLLTSTFVGEIMFAIVVATLGLVLFALLIGNMQGYLQSTTVRLEEWRVKRTDTEQWMHHRQLPSELRQSVRKYDQYKWLATRGVDEETLLKELPVDLRRDIKRHLCLELVRRVPLFDQMDERMLDAICERLKPALCTESTCLVREGDPVNEMLFIIRGHLDSYTTNGGRTGFFNSCRIDPGDFCGEELLTWALDPRPSVIALPSSTRTVKAISEVEAFALIAEDLKFVASQFRRLHSKKLRHKFRFYSHQWRTWAACFVQAAWRRYKKRKEAAQVMRACRENASVAEAETPTFVYAMRSTKQVVNVHSSGVVNSFQKPTEPDFFVDE, encoded by the exons ATGGCTTCTGGTATTTCAAGATTTCTAAG TTTTCAAGATGACCATGAACTTCAAAAACTCCCAGCAACTAACGATGACAATGGAATCAAGCTTAATGGAAACCAAGTAGTTGAGCCTAGTGCCAGAAAGGGTCAGAAGAAGGAACTAAAGAAAACAAGAAAGTTCTTGAAAGCTAGAGTGTTGTCAAGAGTATTCTCAGAGGACTATGAGAGAGTAAAAAGAAGAATATTAGATCCCCAGGGACAAACCATTCACAAATGGAACAAGATTTTCTTGGTAGCATGTTTAGTTTCTTTGTTTGTGGACCCTCTGTTCTTATATTTGCCACTAGTTAGAGATGAAGTGTGCATCGATATTGGAATAGAACTTGAAGTTACCCTCATAGTTATCAGATCAATGGCAGATTCCCTTTACATAATTCAGATTCTCATGAAGTTTCGTACGGCTTATGTCGCACCTTCTTCGCGCGTTTTCGGAAGAGGAGAACTTGTTATAAACTCTTCTAAGATAGCTACTAGGTACCTAAGAAAAGGTTTCTGGTTAGACTTTGTTGCCGCACTGCCTCTTCCTCAG GTGTTGATTTGGATTGTCATTCCCAGTCTTGGAGGTTCAACCATGACAAACACAAAAAATGTCCTTCGCTTTATCATCATCTTCCAATATTTACCGAGGCTATATCTGATTTTTccactttcctcccaaattgtAAAAGCTACTGGGGTTGTGACAGAAACAGCATGGGCAGGTGCTGCTTACAACTTGATGCTTTACATGCTGGCTAGCCAT ATTTTAGGAGCTTGCTGGTACCTTTTATCAGTTGAAAGACAAGAAGCATGCTGGAGGAGAATTTGCGAGTTGGAGTCTTCTTGTCAATTTGAATTCTTTAACTGCAATAGAGTTATAGATTCCCTCAGGGTCTCCTGGTTTGTCACAAGTAATGTCACAAATTTATGCTCACCAAATGCTAAATTTTATCCGTTTGGTATATATGGTGATGCAGTGACATCCAAAGTTACaacttcaccattttccaaTAGGTACTTCTTTTGTCGCTGGTGGGGACTGAGGAATCTGAG TTCTTTGGGACAAGGTCTTCTTACTAGCACTTTTGTTGGAGAAATAATGTTTGCCATTGTCGTTGCAACCCTTGGATTGGTTCTTTTTGCATTGCTTATTGGTAACATGCAA GGATACCTCCAATCAACAACTGTCAGGTTAGAAGAGTGGAGGGTGAAAAGAACTGATACAGAGCAATGGATGCATCACCGGCAGCTACCTTCAGAACTAAGACAATCTGTGCGCAAATATGATCAATATAAATGGCTGGCAACACGAGGAGTAGATGAAGAAACTCTTCTCAAAGAACTTCCAGTGGATCTTCGGAGAGACATCAAGCGCCACCTTTGTCTTGAGCTAGTTCGAAGA GTGCCATTGTTTGACCAAATGGATGAGAGGATGCTAGATGCAATATGTGAAAGACTAAAGCCTGCATTGTGCACAGAAAGCACATGTCTAGTTCGTGAGGGTGATCCAGTGAATGAGATGCTCTTCATAATCAGAGGGCACCTTGACTCATACACCACCAACGGAGGCCGCACTGGTTTCTTCAACTCGTGCCGCATTGACCCAGGTGATTTTTGTGGCGAGGAGCTTCTGACATGGGCCTTGGATCCACGACCAAGTGTCATCGCCCTTCCTTCTTCCACTCGAACGGTGAAGGCCATATCAGAAGTAGAGGCCTTTGCCCTCATAGCAGAGGACCTCAAGTTTGTTGCATCACAGTTCAGAAGACTGCACAGCAAGAAACTCAGGCACAAGTTCAGGTTTTACTCGCACCAATGGAGAACGTGGGCCGCATGTTTTGTGCAAGCTGCGTGGAGACggtataagaaaagaaaagaagctgCTCAAGTGATGAGGGCCTGCAGGGAGAATGCCTCAGTTGCTGAGGCAGAAACACCAACGTTTGTGTATGCAATGAGGAGCACAAAGCAGGTTGTCAATGTGCATTCTTCTGGAGTTGTTAACTCTTTCCAGAAGCCAACAGAACCTGACTTCTTTGTTGATGAGTAA
- the LOC130740392 gene encoding cytokinin riboside 5'-monophosphate phosphoribohydrolase LOG1-like, producing the protein MYLHELSRFKKSQKQRKQGMMVEKEECERKEMKGETEMKQSRFKRICVFCGSSPGNKSSYKEAAIELGMELVSRNIDLVYGGGSIGLMGLVSQAVYDGGRHVIGVIPRTLMPREITGETVGEVKAVADMHQRKAEMARQSDAFIALPGGYGTLEELLEVITWAQLGIHDKPVGLLNVDGYYNSLLSFIDKAVEEGFISPQARHIIVSAPSTKELVKKMEEYIPQHERVASKLSWENEQLDYSSNYDISR; encoded by the exons ATGTACTTGCATGAATTGTCAAGGTTCAAGAAGAGTCAAAAACAGAGGAAACAGGGGATGATGGTGGAGAAGGAAGAGTGTGAGAGAAAAGAGATGAAGGGAGAAACTGAGATGAAACAATCAAGGTTCAAGAGGATTTGTGTGTTCTGTGGAAGCAGTCCTGGGAACAAGAGCAGCTATAAGGAAGCTGCTATTGAGCTTGGAATGGAGTTG GTGTCAAGAAATATTGATCTGGTTTATGGAGGAGGCAGCATTGGTTTGATGGGCTTGGTTTCTCAGGCTGTTTATGATGGAGGTCGCCATGTAATTGG AGTTATTCCCAGAACACTCATGCCAAGAGAG ATTACTGGAGAGACAGTGGGAGAAGTAAAAGCAGTAGCAGACATGCATCAAAGAAAAGCAGAAATGGCTAGACAATCTGATGCCTTCATTGCCTTACCCG GTGGCTATGGGACACTTGAGGAGCTTCTTGAGGTGATAACTTGGGCTCAGCTTGGCATCCATGATAAACCA GTGGGGTTGCTGAATGTAGATGGATACTACAATTCCTTGTTGTCTTTCATTGACAAAGCTGTGGAGGAAGGTTTCATTAGCCCCCAAGCTCGCCACATAATTGTATCTGCCCCTTCAACAAAAGAGCTTGTAAAAAAGATGGAG GAATATATCCCACAACATGAAAGAGTTGCCTCCAAACTAAGCTGGGAAAATGAGCAGCTAGATTACTCCTCAAATTATGATATCTCAAGGTGA